One window of the Streptomyces sp. ITFR-21 genome contains the following:
- a CDS encoding transposase — protein MPPSPRTGVKGGRREKHPRRRIVDAVLYVARTGCQWRYLPNDFPPWQTVYWYFTWWHDDGTVNRVHDALRVRVRPAGGRSPEPTTGLVDSQPVRAADSVPKTTGGFDAGKKTLRQVP, from the coding sequence TTGCCGCCTTCGCCACGGACGGGTGTCAAGGGCGGGCGGCGGGAGAAGCACCCGCGTCGGCGGATCGTGGACGCGGTCTTGTACGTGGCCAGGACCGGCTGCCAGTGGCGCTACCTCCCCAACGACTTCCCGCCCTGGCAGACGGTCTACTGGTACTTCACCTGGTGGCACGACGACGGCACCGTGAACCGGGTCCATGACGCGCTGCGCGTCAGGGTCCGTCCGGCCGGGGGCCGCAGCCCCGAGCCGACCACCGGGCTGGTCGACTCCCAGCCGGTCCGTGCCGCCGACAGCGTCCCGAAGACCACCGGCGGCTTCGACGCGGGCAAGAAAACCCTACGACAAGTTCCCTAA
- a CDS encoding LLM class flavin-dependent oxidoreductase, which yields MTTETPVGDNTPTAATPSAAAGTPAPSGRRPQPGCTSGRARHINLNINVKSAGSHDGAWRSPDTDLSAVNDFGALRALAGRAEAAGIDALFFADGLNYSARSGAGAPPPVFEPVSLLGALAASTTRLGLIATMSTTYNEPYNLARQMSSLDWISNGRVGWNIVTTGGGGAAANFGLAEHPEHDERYRRAVEFVTVACKLWESWDPDAVVADRSTGIYVDPAKVHPIDHHGDVFRVAGPLNSPRSPQGRPLLVQAGGSEPGRDLAAQHADVVYTISQTVQDARELYDDLKSRVVAYGRDPDSIKVVMGIRVLVAPTRREAEDTAARLEELNDPRRVLQHVGGLIGVDLARLPLDAPVPLLPEATSTNAIQTHLQLLHELIARERPATIRELVGRLQGGVGALTVTGDGADVADFLEEWVRAGVVDGFNVGLQMLQGGAENFFDLVVPELRRRGLRPDDYPGTTLRDRYGLPARPKERV from the coding sequence GTGACCACAGAAACGCCCGTCGGCGACAACACGCCCACCGCCGCCACACCGTCCGCTGCCGCGGGCACGCCGGCGCCCAGCGGGCGCAGGCCGCAGCCGGGATGCACGTCGGGCCGCGCCCGCCACATCAACCTCAACATCAACGTGAAGAGCGCGGGCTCGCACGACGGAGCCTGGCGGAGCCCCGACACCGATCTCAGCGCGGTCAACGACTTCGGCGCCCTGCGAGCGCTCGCAGGGCGGGCCGAAGCCGCCGGCATCGACGCACTGTTCTTCGCCGACGGTCTCAACTATTCGGCGCGGAGCGGCGCGGGCGCACCACCACCGGTCTTCGAGCCGGTGAGCCTCCTGGGCGCGCTGGCGGCGTCCACCACACGGCTCGGCCTGATCGCCACCATGTCCACCACCTACAACGAGCCGTACAACCTGGCCCGGCAGATGTCCTCACTGGACTGGATCAGCAACGGCCGGGTCGGGTGGAACATCGTGACTACCGGCGGAGGCGGTGCGGCAGCCAACTTCGGCCTCGCCGAGCACCCGGAACACGATGAACGATACCGGCGGGCCGTGGAGTTCGTGACAGTCGCCTGCAAACTGTGGGAGAGCTGGGACCCGGACGCCGTCGTTGCCGACCGCTCCACGGGGATCTACGTCGATCCGGCCAAGGTGCACCCGATCGACCACCATGGCGACGTCTTCCGGGTGGCCGGGCCGCTCAACAGCCCGCGTTCGCCCCAGGGCCGTCCCCTGCTGGTGCAGGCCGGCGGCTCGGAGCCGGGGCGCGACCTGGCCGCTCAGCACGCCGATGTCGTCTACACGATCAGCCAGACCGTCCAGGACGCCAGGGAACTCTACGACGACCTCAAATCCCGCGTGGTCGCCTACGGTCGCGATCCGGACTCGATCAAGGTCGTCATGGGCATCCGCGTCCTCGTGGCGCCCACCCGGCGGGAAGCAGAGGACACGGCAGCCCGGCTGGAAGAGCTCAACGATCCACGGCGGGTGCTCCAGCACGTGGGCGGTCTGATCGGTGTCGATCTGGCCCGGCTGCCGCTCGACGCGCCGGTGCCACTGCTACCGGAGGCCACATCCACCAATGCGATACAGACACACCTACAGCTGCTGCACGAACTGATCGCCCGGGAGCGCCCCGCGACGATCCGGGAACTCGTCGGCCGGCTCCAGGGCGGTGTGGGCGCGTTGACCGTCACTGGCGACGGAGCCGACGTCGCGGACTTCCTGGAGGAATGGGTCCGCGCGGGCGTCGTTGACGGGTTCAACGTCGGGTTGCAGATGCTGCAGGGAGGCGCCGAGAACTTCTTCGACTTGGTGGTTCCCGAACTGCGTCGGCGCGGCCTGCGCCCCGACGACTACCCCGGCACCACTCTGCGTGACCGCTACGGGCTTCCGGCCCGTCCCAAAGAGCGCGTTTGA
- a CDS encoding ABC transporter substrate-binding protein — protein MKNSRPHPAQRRTGAWATLLGALAVALTACSSPSTDNDTAGHGAATTASAGSITVKDNAGRTVTFAHTARRVVSYNSYNAELLLALGLRKTIVGVDDTTLDRVAYGGFKKSDSVGPDYSEVNYEKVAELRPDVVIIPSSEDWQGAADHLKAFKIPVLVVTAYDAGLWNENVALLGKLFGAQTKAAAVVKFTDGIKGLVSERVKGLTPATVYYEDSAPNATAGKGSPKTEVLNDVAARNVFASRTGAGGSGLSITVDPVDIIKARPQFVFREASNTYTGAGAADLQKVLKGLRSRTGWSALPAVKNNEVYVYNAALVELAGRNFELLYWAKWTHPDAFKDIDPATYVKQWDAFTGADFDDSARFIVKAGS, from the coding sequence ATGAAGAACAGCCGCCCGCACCCCGCTCAACGGCGCACTGGCGCCTGGGCCACTTTGCTCGGCGCGCTCGCCGTCGCCCTCACCGCCTGCTCGTCGCCGAGTACGGACAACGACACCGCAGGCCACGGAGCCGCGACCACCGCTTCGGCGGGCAGCATCACCGTCAAGGACAACGCCGGACGCACCGTGACCTTCGCGCACACCGCGCGGCGCGTGGTGTCGTACAACAGCTACAACGCGGAACTCCTGCTCGCGCTGGGTCTGCGCAAGACCATCGTCGGAGTGGACGACACCACCTTGGACCGGGTGGCCTACGGCGGCTTCAAGAAGTCTGACAGCGTCGGCCCCGACTACTCGGAGGTGAACTACGAGAAGGTAGCCGAACTGCGGCCCGACGTCGTGATCATCCCCAGTAGCGAGGACTGGCAGGGTGCCGCCGACCACCTCAAGGCCTTCAAGATCCCGGTCCTGGTGGTCACCGCCTACGACGCGGGCCTGTGGAACGAGAACGTCGCGCTGCTCGGCAAGCTCTTCGGCGCGCAGACGAAGGCGGCGGCGGTCGTCAAGTTCACCGACGGCATCAAGGGCCTCGTCAGTGAACGGGTCAAGGGCCTCACGCCGGCGACCGTGTACTACGAGGACTCGGCGCCCAACGCGACGGCGGGCAAGGGCAGTCCCAAAACCGAGGTGCTCAACGACGTCGCCGCCCGCAATGTTTTCGCCAGCCGCACCGGGGCCGGGGGGTCGGGGCTGTCCATCACCGTCGATCCGGTCGACATCATCAAGGCGCGTCCGCAGTTCGTCTTCCGCGAGGCGAGCAACACCTACACCGGAGCCGGCGCGGCCGACCTGCAGAAGGTGCTCAAGGGCCTGCGATCGCGCACCGGCTGGTCCGCCCTGCCGGCTGTGAAGAACAACGAGGTGTACGTCTACAACGCCGCGCTCGTCGAACTCGCCGGCCGCAATTTCGAGTTGCTGTACTGGGCGAAATGGACGCACCCCGACGCCTTCAAGGACATCGACCCGGCCACCTACGTCAAACAGTGGGACGCCTTCACCGGCGCGGACTTCGACGACTCCGCGCGGTTCATCGTGAAGGCCGGCTCGTGA
- a CDS encoding ABC transporter ATP-binding protein: MTTLAIDEVHFSYKAKRILHDISFDISGGEVVGLLGPNGSGKSTVTKLAARVLKPGKGRVAVDGVDIARIPRREHARRVAYVPQATVTPFELSVREAVMLGRTPHYLLRPASADLARVDAALASLGLDELAERRVSELSGGQAQRVAIARAIAQKPGVLLMDEPTSALDLRFQIETLRTVRRLASEDGVGVLVAIHDLNHAAALCDRIVLLVNGRVHSIGSPRDILTAAVIEEVYGVVADVTVTARSVEIRVTP; this comes from the coding sequence ATGACCACCCTCGCCATTGACGAGGTCCACTTCTCCTACAAGGCCAAGCGGATCCTGCACGACATCAGCTTCGACATCTCCGGCGGAGAGGTGGTCGGGCTTCTCGGCCCCAACGGTTCGGGCAAGTCCACCGTCACCAAGCTGGCCGCGCGGGTACTCAAGCCCGGGAAAGGCCGGGTCGCGGTCGATGGCGTGGACATCGCCCGGATTCCCCGGCGCGAGCACGCGCGCAGGGTCGCGTACGTTCCGCAGGCGACCGTCACGCCCTTCGAGCTGTCGGTCCGGGAAGCGGTCATGCTCGGCAGGACCCCGCACTACTTGCTGCGGCCGGCGAGCGCCGACCTCGCCCGAGTGGACGCTGCCCTGGCGTCGTTGGGTCTGGACGAGCTGGCCGAACGCCGGGTCTCGGAGCTGTCCGGCGGGCAGGCACAACGGGTGGCCATCGCGCGGGCCATCGCACAGAAGCCCGGCGTGCTGCTGATGGACGAGCCCACCAGCGCGCTGGACCTGAGGTTCCAGATCGAGACACTGCGCACGGTGCGCCGGCTGGCGTCAGAGGACGGGGTCGGCGTGCTGGTCGCCATTCACGACCTGAACCACGCGGCGGCCCTGTGCGATCGGATCGTCCTGCTCGTCAACGGTCGGGTGCACTCCATCGGCTCTCCCCGCGACATCCTGACCGCAGCCGTCATCGAGGAGGTCTACGGCGTCGTGGCCGACGTGACCGTCACCGCGCGGTCGGTCGAGATCCGTGTCACGCCATGA
- a CDS encoding FecCD family ABC transporter permease has protein sequence MNQTRTGPTTVAAGPTIGEAGSSGRSPSTAARRFGRTGFIIGAGALVTLAVAAWAVVAGSAGIGLGDLADSLWWGLTRAPGRAADPSYQIVWRLRLPRVVLGLVAGAALSVSGVVMQGLLRNPLVSPYTLGISPAAAFGASLVILLSDNQGGHISVPVVAAALLGALLCSAVVLSLSSFHSMSVVTLILFGVALTQLFSALTSGLQYFADEDRLAAMVRWTFGSVNDATWAQAVIVGGALVLVLPLFMVKAKDLNAIAFLGDDTALSLGVSVTRTRVLLIMLSVLLTSIVVSFVGVIGFVGLVGPHIARLLIGSNHRALIPFSALTGAILLVFSDTIGRIVLSPTVVPVGIVVSIIGAPLFIYLVLNQRNRNLG, from the coding sequence GTGAACCAGACCAGAACCGGGCCCACGACCGTGGCCGCCGGACCCACCATCGGGGAAGCGGGCTCGAGCGGGCGGAGCCCCTCTACTGCCGCTCGCCGGTTCGGTAGAACCGGCTTCATCATCGGCGCCGGAGCGCTTGTCACACTGGCCGTCGCCGCCTGGGCGGTGGTAGCCGGCTCCGCCGGGATCGGTCTCGGCGACCTGGCCGACTCGCTGTGGTGGGGGCTGACCCGCGCACCCGGACGTGCGGCGGATCCCTCCTACCAGATCGTCTGGCGGCTGCGACTACCCCGGGTCGTCCTGGGCCTGGTTGCGGGAGCGGCACTGTCGGTCTCCGGTGTCGTTATGCAAGGCCTGCTGCGCAATCCGCTGGTCAGCCCCTACACGCTGGGCATCTCCCCGGCCGCGGCGTTCGGGGCGTCCCTGGTGATCCTGCTGTCCGACAACCAGGGCGGGCACATCTCCGTACCCGTCGTGGCCGCGGCGCTGCTCGGGGCGCTGCTGTGCAGCGCGGTGGTGCTGTCGCTGTCCTCCTTCCACAGCATGTCGGTCGTGACCCTCATCCTCTTCGGCGTCGCGCTGACGCAGCTGTTCAGCGCGCTGACCTCCGGGCTGCAGTACTTCGCCGATGAGGACCGGCTGGCGGCCATGGTGCGGTGGACGTTTGGCTCGGTGAACGACGCGACCTGGGCTCAGGCCGTCATCGTGGGCGGGGCCCTTGTACTGGTCCTGCCGCTGTTCATGGTGAAGGCGAAGGACCTCAACGCGATCGCCTTCCTCGGTGACGACACGGCGCTGAGCCTCGGGGTGAGCGTCACCAGGACGCGGGTGCTGCTGATCATGTTGTCGGTGCTGCTGACGTCGATCGTGGTGAGTTTCGTGGGGGTCATCGGGTTCGTCGGACTGGTCGGTCCACACATCGCCCGGCTGCTGATCGGGTCCAACCACCGCGCGCTGATCCCGTTCTCGGCGCTGACCGGCGCGATCCTGCTGGTGTTCTCCGACACGATCGGTCGGATCGTGCTCTCTCCCACCGTGGTCCCGGTCGGCATCGTCGTCTCGATCATCGGTGCTCCCCTGTTCATCTACCTGGTGCTCAACCAGCGCAACCGGAACCTGGGGTGA
- a CDS encoding IclR family transcriptional regulator: MSSQQGTNGAQEAQRTGTQAVERALALLRAFETDADKGLTVTEVAARVGLTVPTTRRILHALEAGGALDRNTSGDRYQLGLGMAVLGGIAMRRSGFAAALPELEELGERTGEAVNLGVLSGGESVTVVHLPSRHPLRIESYPGARNPAHVCAMGKALMAYRGVNGLDLDRLTRYTDTTLVEPDVLLRDLMRTHERGYSVSDEERVRGVRAVGVPILLDTDHAVAAIAVQGPSVRMSDERMAEYAQLALSAARRIAEGPFGRAHAATGYSSLGTL, encoded by the coding sequence ATGAGCAGCCAGCAAGGCACCAACGGGGCGCAGGAGGCACAGCGCACTGGAACGCAGGCGGTGGAAAGGGCCCTTGCCCTTCTGCGCGCGTTCGAGACCGATGCCGACAAGGGTCTGACGGTCACGGAGGTCGCGGCCAGGGTCGGCCTCACTGTGCCGACGACCCGTAGGATTTTGCACGCGCTGGAGGCGGGCGGCGCCCTGGACCGCAATACGTCAGGCGACCGTTACCAACTCGGCCTCGGCATGGCCGTACTCGGCGGTATCGCGATGCGCAGAAGCGGCTTCGCCGCCGCGCTGCCCGAGTTGGAGGAACTCGGCGAGAGGACCGGAGAGGCGGTCAACCTCGGCGTGCTCAGCGGCGGCGAGAGCGTCACCGTGGTGCACCTGCCGTCCCGCCACCCGTTGCGGATCGAGAGCTACCCCGGTGCGCGCAACCCGGCGCACGTGTGCGCCATGGGCAAGGCCCTGATGGCGTACCGCGGAGTGAACGGACTCGACCTCGACCGGCTGACGCGCTACACCGACACCACGCTCGTCGAGCCCGACGTCCTCCTTCGCGACCTAATGCGCACGCACGAACGGGGCTACTCCGTCAGCGACGAGGAGCGCGTGCGCGGTGTCCGGGCAGTCGGCGTACCGATCCTGCTCGACACGGACCACGCGGTCGCGGCCATCGCCGTGCAGGGGCCGTCCGTTCGGATGAGCGATGAGCGCATGGCCGAATACGCTCAACTGGCCCTGTCCGCCGCCCGACGCATCGCCGAAGGGCCGTTCGGCCGCGCCCACGCCGCGACCGGGTACTCGTCGCTCGGGACGCTCTGA
- a CDS encoding IS5 family transposase, which yields MTDAEWAAVRPLLPVPGWMRGRGGQPEAYCHRAILDAVRYLVDNGIKWRAMPADFPPWDRVYAFFRRWRDHGLAREFHDRLRGQVRTRVGRDSEPTAGVIDSQSVKADAVVGTDSRGFDGGKLINGRKRHIVVDTLGLLLGVMVTAADIGDRTAATVLLQRVADAHHRLALVWADSGYTGSLVEHCLAVLALVLQVVKRSDNQKGFVVLPKRWIVERTNAWLMRTRRLARDYERRTTTAEAMVYWSMTLLMTRRLARTHPQQA from the coding sequence ATGACGGACGCCGAGTGGGCTGCTGTTCGGCCACTGCTGCCGGTACCGGGCTGGATGCGCGGGCGGGGCGGGCAGCCGGAGGCGTACTGCCACCGGGCAATACTGGACGCGGTCCGCTATCTGGTCGACAACGGAATCAAGTGGCGTGCGATGCCGGCTGATTTCCCGCCGTGGGACCGGGTCTACGCGTTCTTCCGCCGCTGGCGCGACCATGGCCTGGCCCGGGAGTTCCACGACCGGCTGCGCGGGCAGGTCCGTACCCGTGTCGGCCGGGACAGCGAGCCGACGGCCGGGGTGATCGACTCACAGTCGGTCAAGGCCGATGCCGTCGTCGGCACCGACAGCCGCGGCTTCGACGGCGGCAAGCTGATCAACGGCCGAAAGCGGCACATCGTCGTCGACACGCTCGGCCTGCTGCTTGGCGTGATGGTCACCGCCGCGGATATCGGCGATCGCACCGCCGCGACGGTCCTGCTCCAGCGGGTGGCCGACGCGCACCACCGCCTGGCCCTGGTCTGGGCCGACAGCGGCTACACCGGAAGCCTCGTCGAGCACTGCCTGGCCGTACTCGCCCTGGTCCTGCAGGTCGTCAAACGCAGCGACAACCAGAAGGGCTTCGTGGTGCTGCCCAAACGGTGGATTGTGGAGCGCACGAACGCCTGGCTGATGCGCACCCGCCGGCTGGCCCGCGACTACGAGCGCCGCACCACCACCGCCGAGGCGATGGTCTACTGGTCGATGACCCTGCTCATGACCCGCCGCCTGGCCCGGACACACCCGCAGCAGGCGTGA
- a CDS encoding RICIN domain-containing protein has protein sequence MTPIPAGRSYFIRNAASNLFLNVVAYSNAASARLEQHGTSQTNRMSQTWHVFPLDFGRYLLVNMFSGFVVNIASNSTQPSAPAEQFHLQLPQDRPTQEWVLRPVAGGFHQHYEVVNAESRLNLNVVGFSLHRSARVEQFTKANGSDFRSQTWAFLIENEYRPVLDLQPGNDSIGDVNRMTSFADPKPASTTPVLAGAMAYPFPLVRDPAYSRERQSRENPYYILRKFGFWTKVFFYDHGGASEYTHEETTRVGLTTTNATTVENTTGISVSAEASFGFRGFGASLSTTMSQQLRVETTKTVSHESSRQVTVRRTYPAGSRVAEAIWYRDDRFVLERLDGSRVLEWVTRNPNRTIADTFRG, from the coding sequence TTGACACCCATCCCGGCAGGCAGGTCCTATTTCATTCGAAACGCTGCGAGCAACCTGTTCCTGAACGTCGTTGCTTACAGCAACGCAGCGTCGGCCAGGCTGGAGCAGCACGGAACGTCGCAGACCAACCGAATGAGCCAGACATGGCACGTCTTCCCTCTGGATTTCGGGCGCTACCTCCTGGTGAACATGTTCAGCGGTTTCGTGGTCAACATCGCCTCGAACAGCACGCAGCCGTCCGCCCCCGCCGAGCAGTTTCACCTTCAGTTGCCTCAGGACCGGCCCACCCAGGAGTGGGTGTTACGCCCTGTCGCCGGAGGCTTCCACCAGCACTACGAGGTCGTCAATGCCGAGAGCCGACTGAACCTCAACGTTGTCGGGTTCAGTCTGCACCGGTCGGCGCGCGTCGAGCAGTTCACCAAAGCAAACGGTTCAGATTTCCGCTCCCAGACGTGGGCGTTCCTGATCGAGAACGAGTACAGGCCCGTCCTCGACCTGCAGCCGGGGAACGACAGCATCGGTGACGTCAACCGCATGACGAGCTTCGCCGACCCCAAGCCCGCGAGCACGACCCCCGTCCTGGCCGGAGCGATGGCCTACCCGTTCCCGCTGGTCCGCGACCCCGCGTACTCACGCGAGCGCCAGTCCCGCGAGAATCCCTACTACATCCTGCGCAAGTTCGGGTTCTGGACGAAGGTCTTCTTCTACGATCACGGCGGGGCCTCGGAGTACACGCATGAGGAGACCACCCGGGTGGGTCTGACCACGACGAACGCCACGACGGTCGAGAACACCACCGGTATATCCGTCTCGGCCGAGGCCAGCTTCGGGTTCAGGGGTTTTGGCGCGTCGTTAAGCACGACCATGAGCCAGCAGCTGCGGGTCGAAACGACGAAAACCGTGTCCCACGAGTCTTCCCGCCAGGTGACGGTCAGGCGAACCTACCCTGCGGGCAGCCGGGTCGCCGAGGCCATCTGGTACCGCGACGACAGGTTCGTCCTTGAGCGTCTGGACGGTTCCAGAGTGCTGGAGTGGGTCACCCGCAACCCGAACCGCACGATCGCCGACACTTTCCGGGGCTGA
- a CDS encoding transposase, which translates to MWLSPASSSSWSGRYRRWCTAASRRSGAGGRRRTGSGSPGRTRGTPAGATFHSDHGAQYRSRAFADACRQAGVTQSMSAVGSSADNALAESSNATRKRETLQGRRAWDTERQAHPDLFRWPHRYNTVRRHSRPGHRSPITYERARRTTSTTLAKAA; encoded by the coding sequence CTGTGGCTGTCGCCTGCCAGCAGTAGTAGCTGGAGCGGGCGATACCGACGATGGTGCACAGCCGCTTCACGCCGTAGCGGCGCTGGTGGTCGGCGACGGACCGGAAGCGGTTCACCAGGGCGAACCCGCGGCACCCCCGCCGGCGCCACGTTCCACAGCGATCACGGAGCCCAGTACCGCAGCCGGGCCTTCGCCGACGCCTGCCGCCAGGCCGGCGTCACCCAGTCCATGAGCGCGGTCGGCTCCAGCGCGGACAACGCACTCGCCGAATCGTCCAACGCGACCCGCAAACGAGAAACCCTCCAAGGCCGCCGGGCCTGGGACACCGAACGCCAGGCCCACCCCGACCTCTTCCGCTGGCCGCACCGCTACAACACCGTCCGACGCCACTCCCGCCCCGGACACCGCAGCCCCATCACCTATGAACGAGCACGCCGAACAACATCAACCACGCTGGCCAAAGCCGCATAA
- a CDS encoding DUF402 domain-containing protein gives MASRLTGDGPGRQQALLDLSSGRWQLGRRTWQNTVLLLWNPLGTYFSVNAFYDLTGDHRLDRWYINFQRPMRRTTNGFDTFDLLVDLVVAPDLSSWQWKDEDEHAQGRRLRVVGLADRALTPGAWTHGTLDPEDLRTDISWS, from the coding sequence ATCGCCTCGCGGCTGACCGGCGACGGTCCAGGCCGACAGCAGGCGCTGCTCGACCTCTCCTCCGGCCGCTGGCAACTGGGCAGACGGACATGGCAGAACACCGTTCTCCTGCTGTGGAACCCTCTGGGGACATATTTCAGTGTCAACGCCTTTTACGACCTCACCGGCGACCACCGGCTCGATCGCTGGTACATCAACTTCCAACGCCCAATGCGCCGGACAACGAACGGGTTCGACACCTTCGACCTGCTGGTCGACCTCGTGGTGGCACCGGACCTGTCAAGCTGGCAGTGGAAGGACGAGGACGAGCACGCGCAGGGAAGACGCCTGCGCGTAGTGGGGCTGGCGGATCGGGCCTTGACCCCTGGGGCTTGGACACACGGGACACTGGATCCTGAGGATCTGAGGACGGACATCTCGTGGTCATGA
- a CDS encoding endonuclease/exonuclease/phosphatase family protein encodes MMTTSTRQLAFAAPAVPHPAGSTIQARVLLFNAQHAAPERARRQAAWIAGQENADLLVITEVGPSHGGTALEEALTDHGYTQIIAPQPSNPDYRTILASRTAPIEAMPSGVTHLPHRAPAATVTIGEHTIGLFGLYVPSRGPKERRNIAKRTFQDAVTAALPGLGTLFTGMPVIVTGDLNVIEPGHQPPHKVFGAWEYAFYDSFRTAGLTDAFRHLHPDPNAHSWYGRSGNGFRFDHIFVTTPHAHLITACAYHHQPREQGLTDHAAMTLRFDLPTAG; translated from the coding sequence ATGATGACAACCAGCACCCGACAGCTCGCCTTCGCCGCCCCCGCGGTGCCGCACCCGGCGGGCTCTACGATTCAGGCCCGGGTCCTGCTGTTCAACGCCCAGCACGCCGCACCCGAACGAGCCCGCCGGCAAGCCGCCTGGATCGCCGGCCAGGAGAACGCAGACCTGCTCGTCATCACCGAAGTCGGCCCATCCCACGGCGGAACGGCCCTGGAGGAAGCACTCACCGACCACGGCTACACCCAGATCATCGCCCCACAGCCCTCCAACCCGGACTACCGCACGATCCTCGCCTCGCGCACCGCACCGATCGAAGCCATGCCCAGCGGCGTCACCCATCTGCCCCACCGCGCCCCCGCCGCCACCGTCACCATCGGCGAACACACCATCGGACTCTTCGGCCTGTACGTCCCCTCCCGCGGCCCGAAGGAGCGGCGCAACATCGCCAAGCGAACCTTCCAGGACGCCGTCACCGCCGCACTGCCCGGCCTCGGCACGCTGTTCACCGGCATGCCCGTGATCGTGACCGGGGACCTGAACGTCATCGAACCCGGCCACCAACCGCCCCACAAGGTCTTCGGCGCCTGGGAATACGCCTTCTACGACAGCTTCCGCACCGCCGGCCTCACCGACGCCTTCCGTCACCTCCACCCCGACCCGAACGCCCACTCCTGGTACGGACGCAGCGGAAACGGCTTCCGCTTCGACCACATTTTCGTCACCACCCCCCACGCCCACCTCATCACCGCCTGCGCCTACCACCACCAGCCCCGCGAACAGGGCCTGACCGACCACGCCGCCATGACCCTCCGGTTCGACCTCCCCACCGCCGGGTAG
- a CDS encoding aldo/keto reductase, producing MTVPQHGVLRRVLAGGLSVHPVGIGGWAIGGPDSNLGLPMGWSTADDTASRHGLDTAYSLGANLIDTADVYGHGHSERIIGDFAATVPRSTLVLSSKVGYFRGTAAHPYLPSAMRRQLETSLENLRTDHLDIYFFHNANFGPGDRYLEAAVEQMHDFQHQGLITAIGMRGPHRFAIERVTIPKEQREDKYARFAHLAQAIRPDYLAARFNALTPPPTGGRPDIFALAASIGASVLINKPLAQGLLTGKYAPARPPAFGDGDHRQRKAWFAPDALAVIQQGLAPLRERFGEAPGDLTRTALKYCLQQTDNAAVLVGFTRPEQVAENLTATGDPLSADDLAFIRRTAGRLQQALDSRSEVFLDEKSPA from the coding sequence GTGACTGTTCCTCAGCATGGGGTGCTACGCCGGGTCCTGGCTGGCGGCCTGAGCGTGCACCCGGTCGGCATCGGCGGATGGGCGATCGGCGGCCCCGACAGCAACCTGGGCCTGCCGATGGGCTGGTCCACCGCCGACGACACCGCCTCCCGCCACGGCCTGGACACCGCGTACAGCCTCGGCGCGAACCTGATCGACACCGCCGACGTGTACGGGCACGGCCACTCCGAGCGCATCATCGGCGATTTCGCAGCCACCGTGCCCCGCAGCACCCTGGTGCTGTCCTCCAAGGTCGGCTACTTCCGCGGGACCGCCGCCCACCCCTACCTGCCCTCGGCCATGCGCAGGCAGCTGGAGACCAGCCTGGAAAACCTGCGCACCGACCACCTGGACATCTACTTCTTCCACAACGCGAACTTCGGCCCCGGCGACCGCTATCTGGAGGCCGCAGTCGAGCAGATGCACGACTTCCAGCACCAGGGACTCATCACCGCCATCGGAATGCGCGGCCCGCACCGCTTCGCCATCGAACGCGTCACCATCCCCAAAGAGCAGCGCGAGGACAAGTACGCGCGCTTCGCCCACCTCGCCCAGGCAATCCGGCCCGACTACCTGGCCGCCCGGTTCAACGCGCTGACCCCGCCGCCCACGGGCGGCCGTCCCGACATCTTCGCCCTCGCCGCCTCGATCGGCGCCAGCGTGCTCATCAACAAGCCCCTCGCCCAAGGTCTCCTGACCGGGAAATACGCCCCGGCCCGGCCACCGGCCTTCGGTGACGGCGACCACCGGCAGCGAAAAGCCTGGTTCGCCCCGGACGCCCTGGCCGTCATCCAGCAGGGCCTCGCACCACTGCGTGAACGCTTCGGCGAGGCACCGGGCGACCTGACCCGTACCGCCCTGAAATACTGCCTCCAGCAGACGGACAACGCGGCCGTCCTGGTCGGCTTCACCCGCCCCGAGCAGGTCGCCGAAAACCTCACCGCCACAGGCGACCCGCTGTCCGCCGACGACCTCGCCTTCATCCGCCGGACCGCCGGCCGCCTCCAGCAAGCACTCGACAGCCGCAGCGAGGTCTTCCTCGACGAGAAGAGCCCGGCATGA